In the genome of Mytilus edulis chromosome 3, xbMytEdul2.2, whole genome shotgun sequence, one region contains:
- the LOC139517085 gene encoding ribonuclease H2 subunit C-like, translating into MSAVVIDVDSCNRAPDCKTHLLPCEISYNGQAKVEEYFASSINQDMESKGLTSTFRGRPLDGEVKEVPSGYTGIILKETRKAYTDEEERKLIATHKFSNFHFWNLDKKTSQEDKLHQVLDWMEIANVLHSPVNSNSIPIKMEDS; encoded by the exons ATGAGTGCCGTGGTAATAGACGTAGACTCTTGTAATAGGGCTCCGGATTGCAAAACTCACCTTTTACCGTGTGAGATAAGTTACAATGGTCAAGCAAAGGTCGAAGAATATTTTGCAAGCTCAATTAACCAAGACATGGAAAGTAaag GTTTGACATCTACATTTAGAGGGAGGCCTCTTGATGGTGAAGTAAAGGAAGTCCCTTCAGGTTACACAG GTATTATATTAAAAGAAACAAGAAAAGCTTATACAGATGAAGAAGAAAGAAAACTGATAGCTACACACAAATTTTCTAACTTTCATTTCTGGAATCTGGACAAAAAGACATCACAAGAGGATAAACTTCATCAAGTCTTAGACTGGATGGAAATAGCTAACGTT ttGCATAGTCCTGTTAACTCCAATAGCATTCCAATAAAAATGGAAGATAGTTAA